From Coffea arabica cultivar ET-39 chromosome 2e, Coffea Arabica ET-39 HiFi, whole genome shotgun sequence, the proteins below share one genomic window:
- the LOC113729849 gene encoding uncharacterized protein — MANLQIVPAGITNVVEAQYVEMKVPLYSYGCEKKVKKALAHLKGIYSIMVDYQEQKVTVWGICNKYAVLASIRNKRKGAYFWKPEDSTQLLALEKLQTPPSSPQSDSCPNPKPTSASAPSLALVTKGLGRSLSWKTWKKVFIRSYSF; from the exons ATGGCAAACCTGCAAATAGTGCCAGCGGGGATCACGAATGTTGTTGAGGCCCAATACGTAGAGATGAAGGTGCCTCTTTATTCTTACGGGTGCGAGAAGAAAGTCAAGAAGGCCCTAGCCCATCTCAAAG GTATATACTCGATCATGGTGGATTACCAAGAGCAAAAGGTGACGGTGTGGGGAATATGCAACAAGTACGCTGTGCTGGCAAGCATCAGAAACAAGCGCAAAGGAGCCTATTTTTGGAAACCCGAAGACAGCACCCAACTTCTAGCACTGGAGAAATTACAAACGCCGCCATCCTCGCCCCAATCTGATTCATGTCCAAATCCGAAGCCCACTTCCGCTTCCGCTCCATCTTTGGCCCTCGTCACCAAAGGTTTAGGTCGGTCACTCAGCTGGAAAACTTGGAAGAAGGTCTTCATCAGGTCCTACTCCTTTTAA